One Scomber japonicus isolate fScoJap1 chromosome 1, fScoJap1.pri, whole genome shotgun sequence DNA window includes the following coding sequences:
- the fgf19 gene encoding fibroblast growth factor 19, which produces MQPRVVAVSVANLLFAAGLLCMPLSDQGPHIAHGWGQVVRFRHLYAARPGLHLLINGDGQIHGSADQTLYSLLEIRPVDPGCVVIRGVAAARFLCIEADGRLYSSHTYSREDCTFREQILPDGYNIYVSNRHGSLLSLGNHRQRLQGRDRGVPALAQFLPRISTLEETSAPALEVLYQPENSAAQSEEPVDTMDSFGKLSQIIHSPSFHKR; this is translated from the exons ATGCAACCGAGAGTAGTCGCCGTATCTGTTGCTAACCTGCTTTTTGCTGCGGGACTTTTATGCATGCCTCTATCGGATCAGGGGCCCCACATCGCCCACGGATGGGGCCAGGTGGTCCGGTTCAGGCACCTGTACGCAGCAAGACCCGGACTGCACCTTCTGATCAATGGGGATGGACAGATCCATGGTTCTGCGGACCAAACTCTGTACA GTTTACTGGAGATCCGTCCTGTGGATCCAGGCTGTGTTGTCATCAGAGGAGTAGCAGCCGCGCGGTTTCTCTGCATAGAAGCAGATGGGAGACTGTACTCATCG CACACCTACAGCAGAGAGGACTGCACCTTCAGGGAACAGATCTTGCCAGACGGGTACAACATCTACGTATCTAACAGACATGGATCCCTGCTCAGTCTGGGGAACCACCGGCAAAGGCTGCAGGGTCGAGACCGCGGCGTCCCAGCTCTGGCCCAGTTCCTCCCCAGGATCAGCACCCTGGAGGAAACCTCAGCCCCAGCACTGGAGGTCCTGTACCAGCCGGAGAACAGCGCAGCACAATCAGAAGAACCTGTAGACACCATGGACTCCTTCGGAAAGCTCTCTCAGATCATTCACAGTCCCAGCTTCCACAAGAGATGA
- the fgf4 gene encoding fibroblast growth factor 4, translating into MSATSTRSSLPRRCFFFLFSLHWKGKRREAAFRARPGMGSLAALRTVLILGLVTGLAGCAPGLNGTADRWEALYSRSLARIPGEKREEVSRDGDYLLGIKRLRRLYCNVGIGFHIQVLPDGRITGVHNENRYSLLQISPVERGVVTLLGVRSGLFVAMNRRGKLYGSLHYNHECKFKEKLLANNYNAYESVAYPRMFIGLSKNGKTKRGNRVSPAMTVTHFLPRI; encoded by the exons ATGAGCGCAACTTCCACACGCTCCTCTCTACCGCGccgctgcttcttctttttattctcgCTTCATTGGAAAGGCAAACGCCGGGAGGCTGCTTTCAGAGCCAGACCCGGGATGGGCTCTCTGGCGGCCCTGCGGACCGTCCTGATCCTGGGCCTGGTGACCGGACTGGCGGGATGCGCCCCCGGCCTGAACGGGACGGCGGATCGCTGGGAGGCCCTCTACTCCCGGTCCCTGGCGCGGATCCCGGGGGAAAAGCGGGAGGAGGTCAGCCGGGACGGGGACTACCTCCTGGGCATTAAAAGGCTGCGGCGCCTCTATTGCAACGTTGGAATCGGCTTTCATATTCAGGTGTTACCGGACGGTAGAATAACGGGAGTGCACAACGAAAATCGTTACA GTCTTCTGCAGATATCCCCGGTGGAGAGGGGAGTGGTGACTCTGCTGGGCGTTCGCAGCGGTCTCTTTGTGGCCATGAACCGGCGAGGAAAGCTGTATGGATCT ttacACTACAACCACGAGTGCAAGTTCAAAGAGAAGCTCCTCGCCAACAACTACAACGCTTACGAGTCGGTGGCCTACCCGAGGATGTTCATCGGCTTGAGTAAGAACggcaaaacaaaaagaggaaaccGAGTGTCACCCGCCATGACAGTGACACATTTCTTGCCAAGAATCTAG
- the fgf3 gene encoding fibroblast growth factor 3, which yields MLMIPLLVLLSLLDPVTPRARCAPGQACDPRQRRDAGGRGGVYEHLGGAPRRRKLYCATKYHLQIHPNGKIDGSLEENNPFSIMEITAVDVGVVAIKGLFSGRYLAMNDKGRLYASEVFNKECEFVERIHELGYNTYASRHHSTEQPLPPGGSSKRRASAKRQWYVSINGKGRPRRGFKTRSTDKASLFLPRVLGNKDHEMVRRLRDSPSAHHHTHHHGGRGERRRRRHRDRKGRGQRPDN from the exons ATGCTGATGATACCTCTGCTGGTGTTGTTGAGCCTGTTGGATCCCGTTACTCCCCGGGCCCGCTGCGCCCCGGGCCAGGCTTGCGACCCCCGGCAGCGGAGGGACGCCGGGGGCCGTGGAGGAGTGTATGAACACCTCGGAGGAGCGCCGAGACGAAGGAAACTTTACTGCGCTACGAAATATCATTTACAAATTCATCCTAATGGGAAAATAGATGGATCATTGGAGGAAAACAACCCATTTA GCATCATGGAAATCACAGCAGTGGATGTGGGTGTTGTGGCCATAAAAGGGCTTTTCTCTGGCAGATATCTGGCCATGAATGATAAAGGACGGCTGTATGCCTCG GAAGTGTTCAACAAAGAGTGTGAGTTTGTGGAGCGGATCCACGAGTTGGGGTACAACACCTACGCTTCCCGACACCACTCTACCGAACAGCCTctgccaccagggggcagcagcaaGCGGCGAGCCAGCGCCAAACGGCAGTGGTACGTTTCCATTAACGGGAAAGGCCGGCCGAGACGAGGTTTTAAAACTCGGAGCACTGACAAAGCCTCGCTTTTCCTGCCTCGGGTGTTGGGCAACAAGGACCATGAGATGGTGAGGCGGCTAAGAGACAGTCCGAGCGCACACCACCACACGCATCACCATGGAGGCCGTGGTGAACGCCGGAGACGCAGGCATCGtgacaggaaaggaaggggtCAAAGGCCAGATAACTGA